One window of Bactrocera tryoni isolate S06 chromosome 2, CSIRO_BtryS06_freeze2, whole genome shotgun sequence genomic DNA carries:
- the LOC120769028 gene encoding lipase 1 produces the protein MRPFQRFSSISLLLCLLIVCQIVHHSHGQFIDDSETDPDDEEDESVEDETPEEKAARKNIQEDSNLTVDKLIAKYGYPAEVHYVTTEDGYILTMHRIRRQGAQPFLLQHGLVDSSAGYVIMGPNISLAYLLADYKYDVWLGNARGNRYSRNHTKLDPDGKKFWDFSWHEIGIYDLPAMIDYVLKTTGFKRIQYAGHSQGCTAFFVMCSRRPEYNKKVIMMQAMAPAVYASETEEHPYIRAINLYFRSLVGSSVTEMFNGEFRFLCRMTEETERLCIEAVFGIVGRNWNEFNRKMFPVILGHYPAGVAAKQVKHFIQIIKYGRFAPYSYSSNKNLALYKEHIPPRYNLSLVTVPTYVYYSSNDLLCHPSDVEAMYKDLGNPKGKYLIPMEEFNHMDFLWAMNVRKLVYARMLRVLGKITDHKKGNSTNSLANKNVPQNRRRRR, from the exons ATGCGTCCGTTCCAAAGATTTTCTAGTATTTCGCTGCTACTTTGTCTTCTTATAGTATGTCAAATTGTTCATCACAGTCATGGTCAGTTCATCGACGATTCAGAAACCGATCCAGATGATGAAGAGGATGAAAGTGTCGAGGATGAGACGCCGGAAGAGAAAGCAGCACGTAAAAACATACAGGAGGATTCCAATCTAACTGTG GATAAATTAATTGCCAAATATGGCTATCCGGCGGAAGTTCACTATGTCACCACTGAAGATGGATATATACTAACTATGCACCGCATCCGCCGACAAGGCGCTCAACCATTCCTCTTACAACACGGACTTGTTGATAGCTCAGCTGGTTACGTTATAATGGGGCCGAATATCAGTTTAG ctTATCTTCTTGCAGATTATAAGTACGATGTATGGCTCGGAAACGCCCGGGGTAATCGCTACTCTCGAAATCATACAAAGCTTGATCCAGATGGTAAAAAATTCTGGGACTTCAGTTGGCATGAGATTGGCATATACGATCTGCCCGCAATGATCGATTATGTATTAAAAACTACTGGGTTCAAAAGAATACAATATGCGGGTCACTCTCAA GGTTGCACTGCGTTCTTCGTAATGTGTTCGCGACGCccagagtataataaaaaagtgattATGATGCAAGCAATGGCACCTGCGGTGTATGCCTCGGAGACAGAGGAGCACCCATATATCCGTgccattaatttatatttccgc AGCTTGGTTGGTAGCTCAGTTACGGAAATGTTTAATGGAGAGTTTCGATTTCTCTGCCGCATGACTGAGGAAACAGAACGACTGTGCATTGAGGCGGTATTTGGAATAGTGGGACGAAATTGGAACGAATTTAATAGG AAAATGTTTCCAGTTATTTTGGGTCACTACCCCGCCGGTGTTGCGGCTAAACAAGTAAAACATTTCATACAAATCATCAAATATGGACGTTTTGCACCTTACAGTTACAGTAGTAACAAAAATTTAGCACTATATAAAGAACACATACCACCGCGTTATAACCTCTCTCTGGTAACAGTTCCTACCTATGTCTATTATTCAAGTAACGATTTACTTTGCCACCCCAGCGATGTCGAGGCAATGTATAAGGACCTGGGTAATCCAAAAGGAAAATACTTGATACCAATGGAAGAGTTCAATCATATGGATTTCCTGTGGGCAATGAACGTGAGGAAACTGGTTTATGCACGCATGTTACGAGTACTGGGAAAAATAACGGACCACAAAAAGGGTAATAGCACCAATAGTCTTGCAAATAAGAATGTCCCACAAAACCGGAGGCGGAGAAGATGA